The proteins below are encoded in one region of Bombus terrestris chromosome 7, iyBomTerr1.2, whole genome shotgun sequence:
- the LOC100651684 gene encoding uncharacterized protein LOC100651684 — MFSFHKPKVYRSSTGCCICKAKSSSSRFTDSKKYEDDFMECFQLEERRTGEICNACVLLVKRWKKLPAGSNRNWRHVVDARAGPGIKSLTKFKSKNKKKMKDIPEKFEKIMKKKHMYLKADRDREQSPAMSDDLTEDYLNGNGSKGSSRVGSPIDSDDIQVTEKQLDIQDDAESKDDITVNGFIDLTYFKREIICCGTIFKGPYGEVIVDPSLIKPCIGCIARQQRQQQTNALSCSPVHSSASASPVHSSASASPAHSVESGTEATVSKQTGKTFSDSSSDSGYDESSNQGVGESKITKIIQNANATVKPAVKIQPLKSVQLKAIPVSEAVRLKTDVPIKLVPIKQIDQLSCKPLSLVSSANVTLSSSTSHSIVTVPSNPLVDFAMHAASSRQSVSN; from the exons ATGTTTAGTTTTCATAAGCCAAAGGTGTATCGATCTAGTACTGGATGCTGCATTTGCAAAGCCAAATCCAGCAG CTCAAGGTTTACAGATAGTAAAAAGTATGAAGATGATTTTATGGAATGCTTTCAACTTGAGGAAAGAAGAACTGGAGAAATTTGTAATGCATGTGTACTTTTGgtaaaaagatggaaaaaattACCTGCAGGAAGCAATCGTAATTGGAGACAT GTTGTAGATGCACGTGCAGGACCTGGTAtcaaatcgttgacaaaatttaaatcaaaaaataaaaagaaaatgaaagatataCCAGAAAAGTTTGAAAAGATCATGAAAAAGAAACACATGTATTTGAAAGCAGATAGAGATCGAGAACAAAGCCCAGCAATGAGTGATGATTTAACAG AAGATTATTTGAATGGAAATGGTAGTAAAGGTTCAAGTCGAGTTGGTAGTCCTATAGATAGTGATGATATTCAAGTAACTGAAAAACAATTAGATATCCAAGATGATGCAGAATCAAAGGATGATATAACTGTCAATGGTTTTATTGatttaacatatttcaaaag gGAGATCATTTGCTGTGGAACAATATTCAAAGGTCCATATGGAGAAGTAATAGTGGATCCTTCATTGATAAAGCCTTGTATAGGTTGTATAGCTAGACAACAGCGACAACAACAAACGAATGCATTAAGTTGCAGTCCTGTACATAGTTCTGCATCTGCCAGTCCTGTTCACAGTTCTGCATCTGCTAGTCCTGCTCATAGCGTAGAGTCTGGTACAGAGGCAACAGTCTCTAAGCAAACAGGCAAAACGTTTAGTGACTCATCATCTGATTCCGGTTACGATGAATCTTCCAACCAAGGAGTTGGTGAGAGTAAAATTACCAAAATTATTCAGAATGCAAATGCTACTGTAAAACCAGCAGTTAAAATACAACCATTGAAAAGTGTTCAACTAAAAGCTATACCAGTATCGGAAGCTGTCAGGTTAAAAACAGATGTGCCAATTAAGTTGGTACCTATAAAACAAATCGATCAATTATCTTGTAAGCCATTGTCTTTAGTTTCTTCTGCTAATGTTACTTTAAGCAGTAGTACTTCACACTCCATCGTTACCGTCCCAAGTAATCCACTTGTCGATTTTGCCATGCACGCAGCCTCCTCCAGGCAATCAGTCTCTAATTAA
- the LOC100643045 gene encoding rhythmically expressed gene 2 protein yields MIKIIRPRLITFDVTGTLLMTKLEDYVKIGSQHGLPLDRRKLARSFKNSFHRLSLEHPVYGKHTGIGWENWWRQLVHSVFKDQHNCISDATLDKVANSLIRCYGTSMCWHKYPGTIELLDYLRKKELILGVISNFDERLEAILEDTRIRSYFSFVLTSYDFGVEKPDTLIFDEALRLTKKRHSINISPQQAIHIGDSVNNDYIGAKDAKWNAILIQHDNDGNQKEIPAEDVFRNLRDLRVHLSTLLDGGM; encoded by the exons atgataaagaTCATCCGACCGCGATTAATAACCTTCGATGTCACTGGTACGTTGCTGATGACGAAATTGGAGGATTACGTCAAAATTGGTTCTCAGCACGGCTTGCCACTTGATCGACGCAAATTGGCGCGAAGCTTCAAAAACAGCTTTCATAGGCTTAGTCTAGAACATCCTGTTTATGGGAAACACACAGGCATCGGATGGGAAAATTGGTGGAGGCAACTAGTTCATAGTGTTTTTAAGGACCAACACAATTGCATTTCGGATGCTACTTTAGATAAG GTTGCTAACAGTTTGATAAGATGCTATGGCACGAGTATGTGCTGGCACAAGTATCCAGGCACTATCGAGTTACTGGACTATCTTAGAAAAAAAGAACTAATTTTGGGAGTAATATCGAATTTCGATGAGAGATTGGAAGCGATACTAGAGGATACAAGGATacgttcttatttttcttttgtcttAACATCCTACGATTTCGGCGTGGAGAAACCAGATACTTTGATATTTGACGAGGCGCTCAGGTTAACAAAGAAACGACATAGTATCAACATAAGTCCTCAACAAGCGATACATATTGGCGATTCTGTCAATAATGACTACATTGGTGCTAAAGACGCAAAATGGAATGCAATTCTTATTCAACATGATAATGATGGGAACCAAAAAGAAATCCCTGCGGAGGACGTATTTAGAAATCTTCGAGATTTGAGGGTACACC